From the Mastacembelus armatus chromosome 14, fMasArm1.2, whole genome shotgun sequence genome, one window contains:
- the f11r.1 gene encoding F11 receptor, tandem duplicate 1, producing MFVSTLALFFFTATGVSGFSVTTSTPDVQVKENDGADLKCSYSADFGSNTRVEWKFEDRKGSQTYVVFDGKPTAQYTDRVTMYDNNLRISKLTRKDTGFYDCEVSGNSKYGEARVKLTVLVPPSQPVCRVPDTATTGRAVLLSCYDPDASPPPIYSWYKDGVLLPSNPSTISSFKNATYKLNTQNGNLEFPAVTKMDSGQYSCQVSNTAGPPQTCKATKMEVRDLNTGGIVAGVLVFLLLIALLAFGIWYAYKKGYLPKKQERKSKPNVVYQPTTTYGDHGNQQNGEFKQKSSFVV from the exons ATGTTTGTGAGCACCTTGGCTTTGTTCTTCTTCACAGCGACAG GTGTGAGTGGCTTTTCAGTCACTACCTCCACTCCAGACGTGCAGGTGAAAGAGAATGATG GGGCTGACCTGAAATGCTCTTACTCAGCGGACTTTGGTTCAAATACAAGAGTTGAGTGGAAATTTGAGGACAGGAAAGGCTCACAGACTTATGTGGTTTTTGATGGGAAACCAACAG CACAATATACCGACCGAGTGACAATGTACGATAATAATCTGAGAATATCCAAACTGACCCGTAAGGATACTGGATTCTATGACTGTGAGGTGTCTGGAAATAGCAAGTATGGGGAGGCCAGAGTGAAGTTGACTGTTCTGG TGCCTCCATCTCAACCCGTATGTAGGGTCCCTGACACAGCCACAACAGGCAGGGCAGTTCTCCTTTCCTGCTATGATCCTGATGCTTCACCTCCTCCTATATACAGTTGGTACAAAGATGGCGTCCTTCTGCCTTCTAACCCCAGCACGATTTCTTCCTTCAAGAATGCCACCTACAAGCTAAATACACAAAATGGCAACCTG GAGTTCCCTGCTGTGACCAAGATGGACTCAGGTCAGTACTCCTGTCAGGTTTCCAATACTGCTGGTCCTCCTCAGACCTGTAAAGCCACGAAAATGGAAGTTC gtGACCTAAATACTGGAGGAATTGTTGCAGGTGTGCTAGTGTTTCTGCTGCTAATTGCCCTCCTGGCATTTGGCATTTGGTATGCCTACAAGAAAGGATACCTGCCca AGAAGCAAGAAAG GAAATCAAAGCCCAATGTGGTCTACCAACCCACTACGACATATGGGGACCATGGGAACCAACAAAAT GGGGAGTTCAAACAGAAGTCGTCATTTGTGGTGTAG
- the LOC113143296 gene encoding ubiquitin-associated and SH3 domain-containing protein B-like: MAAKEDLYAKVTPRRQRQNRPSAIKHGSTLDVLLSMGFPKTRALKALVSTGGKNVQAACDWLFSHVDDPFLDDPLPREYVLYLRPNGPLVQQLSHFWQQSRLSCGKNKAHNIFPHITLCQFFVCADGKVEALCDALQSTVANWKGRIPMPLPLELYTSATFIGLFVEEQMAEVLKSFAADFATEAVAKADVHIEPHKKQLHVTLAYQFQASHLPILEKLARNIDVTLGCDWLAVLFSRDIRFANHETLQVMYPYAPQNDDELELVTGDFIFMSPMEQSTASEGWVYGTSLGTGLSGLLPENYVSRADESDTWVVHGLHSINCASPSNAGSTMGGLLFDGQMNDSLLDTLIDPSGLSGLCPPMQVTRPPGQSSLSKMRLFVCRHGERMDVVFGKHWLTQCFDPKGRYIRSNLNMPATLPARTGGHRDYDKDCPLTVFGSTQARLVGEALLESHETIDFVYCSPSLRCIQTAQHILQGFQQEGKTKIRVEPGLFEWTKWVSGTCLPAWIPPAELAAANLSVDTTYRPHIPMSKLAVSESYDTYISRSFQVTREILAECKNLGNTVLIVAHASSLEACTRQIQGLRPQNAKDFVQVVRKIPYLGFCACEELGETGVWQLVDPPILPLTHGPNHSFNWREMLIQD; the protein is encoded by the exons ATGGCAGCTAAGGAGGACCTCTATGCCAAAGTGACCCCCCGGAGGCAGCGCCAGAACCGGCCAAGCGCAATCAAACATGGGTCCACTCTGGATGTGCTGCTCTCCATGGGCTTCCCAAAGACCAGGGC cttGAAAGCTCTGGTTTCGACAGGAGGAAAAAATGTCCAGGCAGCTTGTGACTG GCTCTTCTCCCACGTGGATGACCCTTTCCTCGATGACCCTCTACCCAGAGAGTATGTGTTGTATCTGCGACCCAATGGGCCACTGGTCCAGCAGCTTTCACACTTCTGGCAGCAGTCCCGGCTCTCCTGCGGCAAGAATAAGGCACACAACATCTTCCCGCACATCACCCTCTGCCAGTTCTTCGTG TGTGCTGATGGGAAGGTGGAGGCACTGTGTGATGCTCTCCAGAGCACCGTGGCCAACTGGAAGGGTCGCATACCCATGCCCCTTCCCCTGGAGCTCTACACCTCTGCAACTTTTATTGGTCTCTTTGTTGAGGAGCAGATGGCAGAGGTGCTGAAAAGTTTTGCTGCAGATTTTGCCACCGAAGCAGTAGCTAAAGCAG ATGTCCATATCGAGCCTCATAAGAAACAACTTCATGTCACTTTGGCGTACCAGTTCCAAGCCAGCCACCTTCCAATTTTGGAGAAGTTAGCCAGAAACATAGACGTTACTTTAGGCTGCGACTGGCTGGCTGTGCTCTTCTCCCGGGATATTCGGTTTGCTAATCATGAG ACACTGCAAGTCATGTACCCGTATGCGCCTCAGAATGACGACGAGCTTGAGCTGGTGACAGGAGACTTTATCTTCATGTCTCCAATGGAGCAGAGCACTGCCAGTGAGGGATGGGTGTACGGCACCTCACTGGGCACGGGGCTCTCTGGCCTGCTGCCTGAGAACTATGTCAGCCGTGCTGACGAGTCTGACACCTGGGTTGTACATGG GTTGCACTCAATCAACTGTGCCTCTCCATCTAACGCTGGGAGCACCATGGGGGGATTATTATTTGATGGACAGATGAATGACAGTCTGCTTGACACTCTTATAGATCCTTCAGGCCTCTCTGGCCTCTGTCCTCCCATGCAG GTGACGAGGCCTCCTGGTCAGTCCTCCCTGTCTAAGATGAGACTGTTTGTGTGTCGCCATGGGGAGAGGATGGATGTGGTGTTTGGGAAACACTGGCTCACACAGTGCTTTGACCCCAAAG gtCGATACATTCGCTCTAATCTTAACATGCCAGCCACCCTGCCAGCTAGAACTGGAGGTCACCGGGACTATGATAAAGATTGTCCACTTACTGTGTTTGGCTCCACCCAGGCCCGACTTGTAG GTGAAGCCCTTTTGGAAAGTCATGAAACAATAGACTTTGTTTACTGTTCTCCTTCTCTTCGCTGCATCCAGACTGCTCAGCATATTCTCCAGG GTTtccagcaggaaggaaagacaaaaaTCCGTGTGGAGCCTGGATTGTTTGAATGGACCAAGTGGGTGTCAGGTACATGTTTGCCCGCCTGGATCCCCCCTGCTGAGCTTGCTGCTGCTAATCTCAGTGTGGACACAACATACAG ACCTCATATTCCCATGAGTAAATTGGCAGTGTCAGAGTCTTATGACACCTACATCAGCAGGAGCTTCCAGGTGACCCGAGAGATCCTGGCAGAGTGCAAGAACTTGG gaaacactgtcCTTATTGTGGCCCATGCTTCCTCCCTGGAGGCCTGCACTCGTCAGATACAAGGTCTCCGCCCCCAAAATGCCAAGGACTTTGTCCAAGTTGTCCGAAAG ATTCCTTACTTGggtttttgtgcatgtgagGAACTGGGAGAGACCGGGGTGTGGCAGCTGGTCGACCCACCCATCTTGCCTCTGACACATGGACCCAATCACAGTTTCAACTGGAGGGAAATGCTAATACAAGACTGA